A stretch of DNA from Thermanaerosceptrum fracticalcis:
GTCATAAGGGATGAAGCCTAAAATCGGCAAAAAGTTTAGTTCTTGCCGAATTATTTCCTCATCTCCCAGGCGTACCTTGTTGGCCACTGCAAAAACCCTGGCAACTCCCAAATCTTTGGCCAAACCTACTATCGATCCCGCTGTTTGGAAACTCCGTTTCCCCGGTTCGACTACGACTATAAAAGCATCTACTCCTTCAGCTGTACCCCGTCCTAAATGCTCCAAACCGGCTTCCATATCAACAACTACAGTATCCTCAGCCTTTAATACCAAATGACGAAGAAGATGTTTAAGCAAGACACTTTCCGGACAAACACACCCTGAGCCCCCTTTAGCTACTTTACCCATTTGCATCAACCGTATTCCAGCATGCTCTACCATATATTTTTCAGGGATATCTTCAACACGGGGATTTAAGGTAAAAAACTGACCCGATGTTCCCGGTTCAGCTCCGGTACGCTCTTTGATTAGCTCTTTATTCTCGGAAATTGTAGTCAACTTTTCCAAAATCTCCGGTGGGAACCCCAAAGCTGTGCCTAAATTGGCATCAGGGTCCGCATCAACAGCTAATACTCGCTTTCCTTCTCGGGCAAAAATATGACAGAGGAGGACGGACAGAGTTGTTTTTCCCACCCCTCCCTTACCGGAAACAGCAATTTTAAGTCCTTTTTCTGACACCCGCATCAACTCCTGACATTTAAATTATGTCCTTATAAAACAACTCTTATGCGGCCTTGACTGGGTATTCTTCAATAACCGTTAACCCTGTTTCAGCCGGTTGTTTGTCACTAGCTATAATTTGTGCCATTTTTACTATAGCGAAGAGTTTTTAAAAAAACTGTC
This window harbors:
- a CDS encoding AAA family ATPase — protein: MSEKGLKIAVSGKGGVGKTTLSVLLCHIFAREGKRVLAVDADPDANLGTALGFPPEILEKLTTISENKELIKERTGAEPGTSGQFFTLNPRVEDIPEKYMVEHAGIRLMQMGKVAKGGSGCVCPESVLLKHLLRHLVLKAEDTVVVDMEAGLEHLGRGTAEGVDAFIVVVEPGKRSFQTAGSIVGLAKDLGVARVFAVANKVRLGDEEIIRQELNFLPILGFIPYDPALISADLSGVSVFEQAPEIVAIGYKIKNRLMEELGKA